A DNA window from Sulfitobacter noctilucicola contains the following coding sequences:
- a CDS encoding membrane protein has product MTATIVYDPLIPVSLLIVVAIIALIALILAILRGLNGWPLRGLAAAVVLGALANPSYQQEDRAPLSDIVLLVEDESASGRLGNRAAQTENAANALAAQIMARPNTELRRVTVPDGAGDAGTEVMAAITEALAEEPRARVAGILALSDGRVHDADLPIDLPAPMHLLMTGTEADWDRRLTVRNAPAFAIIGEPVTLTLRIDDLGAAPAGETLAPLDISIDGEPAQTFRIPIGQDLELPITLPHGGRNVIRFSLPEAEGELTDRNNSALIQMNGVRDRLRVLLVSGEPHPGGRTWRNLLKSDSSVDLVHFTILRPPEKQDGVPVTELSLIAFPTRELFMEKIDDFDLIIFDRYQRRGILPALYLDNVANYVRQGGAVLVAAGPDYASADSLYRSPLSTILPATPTARVLEEPFRPLVTDLGDRHPVTTDLPDNGDWGRWLRQIDVTETNGNVVMEGIDGRPLLILDRVEEGRVALLASDHAWLWSRGYEGGGPQLELLRRLAHWMMKEPELEEEALTATAEGQTMRIIRRTLEGNVPPVAVTAPDGTTSEVEMGETSAGQFEGTYQGPEIGLYRLENEDQTAVIGLGPAAPREFVETIASADALAPAVDALRGGVVRLEDGLPRLRNVRAGRPAAGRGWVGLTPRGAYETRDIRQTPILPGWLVLFLSAGLITAAWLREGRR; this is encoded by the coding sequence ATGACTGCGACAATTGTATATGATCCGCTGATACCGGTTTCGCTGTTGATCGTCGTGGCGATCATCGCCTTGATCGCGTTGATCCTCGCCATTCTGCGCGGGCTGAATGGCTGGCCCCTGCGCGGGCTTGCCGCCGCTGTTGTTCTGGGGGCGCTTGCCAACCCGTCCTATCAGCAGGAGGACCGCGCGCCGCTGAGCGATATCGTTTTGCTGGTGGAGGACGAAAGCGCCAGTGGCCGGTTGGGAAACCGGGCAGCGCAAACCGAGAATGCCGCCAACGCTTTGGCCGCACAGATCATGGCCCGCCCCAACACCGAACTGCGCCGCGTGACCGTTCCCGACGGCGCGGGTGATGCTGGTACCGAAGTGATGGCCGCGATTACCGAGGCTTTGGCAGAAGAGCCGCGCGCGCGTGTCGCCGGAATTCTCGCGCTTAGCGACGGGCGTGTGCATGATGCTGATCTGCCAATTGACCTGCCTGCACCGATGCACCTTCTGATGACTGGCACCGAAGCGGACTGGGACCGCAGGCTGACGGTGCGAAACGCGCCCGCATTTGCAATCATCGGAGAGCCGGTGACCCTGACCTTGCGAATCGACGACCTTGGCGCGGCACCTGCGGGCGAAACCCTTGCCCCGCTGGATATTTCTATCGACGGGGAGCCGGCGCAAACCTTCCGCATCCCTATTGGTCAGGACCTTGAGCTGCCGATCACCCTGCCACACGGCGGGCGCAATGTGATCCGGTTCTCCCTTCCGGAAGCAGAAGGCGAACTGACAGATCGCAATAACAGCGCCCTGATACAGATGAACGGTGTCCGGGACCGCCTGCGGGTGCTGCTGGTCAGCGGAGAGCCGCATCCGGGTGGACGCACATGGCGCAACCTTCTTAAGTCGGACAGCTCTGTTGATCTGGTTCATTTCACAATCCTGCGTCCGCCGGAAAAACAGGATGGCGTGCCGGTGACCGAATTATCGCTGATTGCATTTCCGACCCGCGAATTATTCATGGAAAAGATCGATGATTTCGATCTCATCATCTTTGACCGTTACCAAAGGCGCGGCATCCTGCCAGCGCTTTATCTAGACAACGTGGCAAATTACGTGCGTCAAGGTGGTGCGGTACTGGTCGCCGCCGGGCCTGACTATGCCAGCGCCGACAGTCTTTACCGTTCTCCGCTCAGCACAATTCTGCCCGCCACGCCGACGGCACGTGTACTCGAAGAACCATTCCGTCCATTGGTCACCGACCTTGGCGACCGCCATCCTGTCACCACCGATCTGCCAGATAATGGTGATTGGGGGCGTTGGTTGCGGCAGATTGATGTGACAGAGACCAACGGCAATGTGGTTATGGAGGGCATTGACGGACGTCCGCTGCTGATCCTTGACCGCGTGGAAGAAGGACGCGTGGCGCTACTTGCCTCCGATCATGCATGGCTCTGGAGCCGTGGCTACGAAGGTGGTGGTCCGCAGTTGGAGCTCTTGCGGCGTTTGGCGCACTGGATGATGAAAGAGCCCGAGCTGGAAGAAGAAGCTTTGACCGCAACTGCCGAAGGCCAGACGATGCGGATCATTCGTCGCACGCTGGAGGGCAACGTTCCTCCAGTGGCCGTGACGGCACCGGACGGAACCACCTCGGAAGTGGAAATGGGCGAGACTTCCGCAGGGCAATTCGAAGGAACCTATCAAGGACCCGAAATAGGGCTGTACCGATTAGAAAACGAAGATCAGACGGCAGTTATCGGTCTTGGCCCGGCCGCACCCCGCGAATTTGTCGAGACAATTGCGAGTGCTGACGCCCTAGCCCCTGCTGTCGATGCGTTGCGCGGTGGTGTGGTCCGGCTGGAGGATGGCTTGCCACGCTTGCGCAACGTGCGGGCCGGACGCCCTGCGGCGGGGCGCGGCTGGGTTGGCCTTACGCCGCGTGGTGCCTACGAGACACGCGACATCCGTCAGACCCCGATCCTACCGGGATGGCTCGTGCTGTTCCTGTCGGCGGGACTGATCACTGCCGCATGGCTTCGCGAGGGGCGGAGGTAG
- a CDS encoding DUF4159 domain-containing protein — protein sequence MMVLGGIGFTAPWLLVALLVLPILWLILRAVPPAPIRRRFPGVALLLGLSDDETVSDRTPWWLLLLRMLAVAAIILGLAGPVLNPQADQAQGDGPLLIVLDGSWAGATHWPEQTRAIEAQLTRAARAERTVGFIALTRPEAPVFQSADVWRTRLAGFSPSPWQPSPADVAKTIEAIEGLGDFDTLWFSDALDYEGRDRVLEALQARGSVEVYQTAANVLAIAPAVYENNVINLMVSRAAAGLPREVVIQAEGRDPAGNARILATANASFEASDTVATAELSLPSELRARITGFAIAGQRSAGAIALVDDALRRREVALIGSDNAQEGLQLLSPLHYIEQALEPTADLIDGSITDVLPANPDVIVLADVATLSEAEAAPLLEWIDQGGMLVRFAGPRVAASDISRFDEDPLMPVRLRAGGRSVGGAMSWGEPKSLDTFKDTSPFFGLSIPDDVVVTAQVVAQPDPTLANRVIAALSDGTPLVTRKVVGQGQIVLFHVTATAEWSTLPLSGLFVQMLERLAVSSAAASPDAGDLEGTTWTPLRVMDGYGVLSDAGNLPGVDGAALVSEPAGIALQPGIYGNAERRLARNAFGANDALTPASWPLDVPVRGIAVAPEQPVAGWLLSLSILLLLADVVASLALSGRLLRRSNATAAAFLIALPLVGFGLPADAQSEADEFALAATSEVSLAHIITGNPRVDEIAAAGLQGLSDTLFFRTSIEPAPATAVDLERDELAFFPFLYWPVTPDQPRPSAEAYIKLNDYLRSGGLILFDTRDADIASFGAASPNGRKLQDLAAALAIPPLEPLPGDHVLTRTFYLLQDFPGRHNSRDVWVEAAPPNAEQIEGMPFRNLNDGVTPVVIGGNDWAAAWAVRSDGAPMVPIGRGYSGDRQRELASRFGVNLIMHVLTGNYKSDQVHVPALLDRLGQ from the coding sequence ATGATGGTTCTGGGTGGCATCGGTTTTACTGCCCCTTGGCTGCTGGTTGCTTTGCTGGTCTTGCCGATCCTTTGGCTGATCCTGCGGGCGGTCCCGCCTGCCCCGATCCGCCGCCGCTTTCCCGGTGTCGCACTTCTGTTGGGTCTGTCAGACGATGAAACCGTGTCAGACAGGACACCTTGGTGGCTTTTGCTGCTGCGTATGCTGGCCGTGGCCGCGATCATTCTGGGGCTGGCCGGTCCGGTGCTGAACCCGCAGGCCGATCAGGCCCAAGGCGATGGTCCGTTGCTGATCGTGTTGGATGGCAGTTGGGCCGGTGCCACCCACTGGCCAGAGCAAACCCGAGCGATAGAAGCGCAGCTGACCCGTGCGGCTCGCGCCGAGCGGACTGTCGGTTTCATCGCGCTCACTCGGCCCGAAGCGCCGGTGTTTCAGTCAGCGGATGTCTGGCGCACGCGCCTTGCCGGCTTCAGCCCGTCCCCCTGGCAACCGTCGCCCGCAGATGTGGCAAAGACGATAGAAGCCATCGAGGGCCTGGGAGATTTCGACACGCTCTGGTTCAGTGATGCGCTGGACTACGAGGGGCGTGACCGCGTGCTCGAAGCGTTGCAGGCCCGCGGTTCAGTTGAGGTTTACCAGACTGCGGCAAACGTTCTCGCCATTGCGCCTGCGGTCTACGAAAACAACGTGATTAATCTGATGGTATCCCGCGCGGCGGCAGGTTTGCCGCGTGAGGTTGTGATACAGGCAGAAGGGCGTGATCCGGCAGGAAACGCGCGGATCCTCGCCACAGCAAATGCCAGTTTTGAGGCCAGCGATACCGTTGCCACCGCCGAACTTTCTCTACCTTCGGAATTGCGTGCGCGGATCACAGGCTTTGCAATTGCCGGACAGCGTTCGGCAGGTGCGATTGCGCTTGTGGATGATGCATTGCGCCGAAGAGAGGTCGCGCTGATCGGAAGTGACAACGCTCAAGAGGGCTTGCAGCTTTTGTCGCCGCTTCATTATATCGAACAGGCGCTTGAGCCGACCGCCGATCTGATCGACGGCTCCATTACGGACGTGCTGCCTGCAAACCCAGATGTGATTGTTCTGGCGGATGTCGCTACGCTGTCAGAAGCCGAAGCTGCCCCGTTGCTCGAGTGGATCGATCAGGGCGGCATGCTGGTCCGCTTTGCAGGACCGCGTGTTGCAGCAAGTGATATCAGCCGGTTCGACGAAGATCCGCTGATGCCTGTGCGCCTGCGCGCCGGTGGACGCAGTGTTGGTGGCGCAATGAGCTGGGGAGAACCCAAATCGCTCGACACTTTCAAAGACACCTCGCCTTTCTTTGGTCTGAGTATCCCTGATGATGTTGTGGTAACAGCGCAGGTCGTGGCCCAACCCGATCCTACCCTTGCAAACCGCGTGATTGCCGCATTGAGTGACGGCACGCCACTGGTGACCCGCAAGGTCGTAGGCCAAGGGCAGATTGTGCTCTTTCACGTGACTGCCACTGCGGAATGGTCCACCTTGCCGCTTTCGGGCCTGTTTGTGCAGATGCTGGAACGCCTTGCAGTCTCGTCCGCCGCCGCCTCGCCGGATGCGGGGGATCTGGAAGGCACCACATGGACGCCGCTGCGCGTCATGGACGGTTACGGGGTCTTGTCTGACGCGGGCAACCTGCCCGGTGTTGACGGTGCCGCACTGGTGTCGGAACCCGCAGGCATTGCATTGCAACCGGGCATTTATGGCAACGCAGAGCGTCGTCTGGCGCGCAATGCCTTTGGTGCTAATGATGCCCTTACGCCTGCCAGCTGGCCGCTGGATGTACCCGTGCGCGGCATTGCTGTTGCGCCTGAACAACCCGTGGCAGGATGGTTGCTCAGCCTTTCAATCCTCCTGCTGCTTGCCGATGTTGTGGCGTCCCTCGCCCTGTCCGGCAGATTGCTACGTCGAAGCAATGCGACCGCCGCTGCGTTTTTGATCGCTTTGCCCCTCGTCGGTTTCGGCCTGCCCGCAGACGCACAGTCAGAGGCTGATGAATTCGCTCTCGCGGCCACGTCGGAAGTCTCGCTTGCTCACATCATTACCGGTAACCCAAGGGTGGACGAAATTGCCGCCGCCGGTTTGCAGGGCCTGTCTGATACCTTGTTTTTCCGCACGTCGATCGAGCCTGCACCCGCCACTGCGGTTGATCTGGAACGGGACGAACTGGCGTTCTTTCCGTTCCTGTACTGGCCGGTCACGCCGGATCAGCCCCGCCCGTCTGCCGAGGCCTATATCAAGCTAAATGACTACCTTCGTTCAGGCGGGTTGATCCTGTTTGATACCCGTGACGCGGATATCGCCAGCTTTGGCGCGGCAAGCCCCAATGGTCGCAAACTGCAAGATCTCGCTGCCGCACTCGCTATTCCTCCGCTTGAGCCACTGCCAGGCGACCATGTTCTGACCCGCACCTTTTATCTGTTGCAGGACTTCCCCGGTCGTCACAACAGCCGCGATGTCTGGGTTGAAGCGGCACCGCCCAACGCCGAACAAATCGAAGGCATGCCCTTTCGGAACCTGAATGACGGCGTCACGCCTGTTGTGATCGGGGGGAACGACTGGGCCGCTGCATGGGCCGTGCGCAGTGACGGTGCGCCGATGGTTCCTATCGGGCGCGGCTATTCCGGCGACCGGCAGCGCGAACTTGCCAGCCGGTTTGGGGTCAACCTGATCATGCATGTGCTGACAGGCAACTACAAATCGGATCAGGTACACGTTCCTGCGCTGTTGGATAGGTTGGGCCAATGA
- a CDS encoding DUF58 domain-containing protein, with protein MIVPTSLRADAEEQASRLPALLARAEHLAGAVLLGAHGRRRAGMGDDFWQYRPAQMGDSRRMIDHRRSARGDQEFVREREWQIAQSIMLWVDQGASMRFASAKGLPEKADRARLLGLALAILLLRGGERVGLTGTLLPPRRGNPQIMRLAELFCRDDDTDYPPPEHRAMIPNARAVFISDFMGDLDGVQTALTKAADRGVRGVLYHVLDPSEEAFPFTGRTIFESVGGTLRHETLKANDLKARYLERLAARKAELQRLCALTGWQYGLHHTDASPQSALLWLYGALDARSGVAA; from the coding sequence GTGATCGTACCCACCTCCCTTCGCGCGGATGCAGAAGAACAGGCATCGCGACTGCCTGCTTTGCTTGCCCGGGCAGAGCACCTTGCCGGTGCTGTCCTGCTGGGCGCGCATGGACGCAGGCGTGCGGGAATGGGCGATGATTTCTGGCAATACCGGCCAGCGCAGATGGGTGACAGTCGCAGAATGATTGACCACCGCCGGTCTGCGCGGGGCGATCAGGAATTCGTGCGTGAACGCGAATGGCAAATTGCGCAATCCATCATGCTTTGGGTTGATCAGGGCGCGTCCATGCGGTTTGCCTCTGCCAAGGGTTTGCCTGAAAAGGCGGACCGCGCACGGCTTTTGGGTCTGGCGCTTGCAATTTTGCTTTTGCGCGGTGGTGAGCGTGTAGGACTGACAGGTACTCTTTTGCCCCCGCGGCGCGGCAACCCGCAGATCATGCGGCTGGCAGAGCTGTTCTGCCGCGATGATGACACAGACTACCCCCCGCCGGAACATCGCGCGATGATCCCCAATGCCCGCGCTGTTTTTATCTCTGACTTCATGGGGGATCTGGACGGCGTGCAGACTGCGCTGACCAAAGCTGCGGACCGTGGGGTGCGCGGCGTTCTCTATCATGTGCTCGACCCGTCCGAAGAAGCATTCCCTTTCACCGGTCGTACGATTTTTGAAAGCGTAGGCGGTACGTTGCGCCATGAAACCCTCAAGGCCAATGATCTCAAGGCGCGCTATCTGGAGCGGCTCGCTGCGCGCAAAGCCGAGCTACAGCGGCTTTGTGCGTTAACCGGTTGGCAATACGGCCTGCACCACACAGATGCTTCGCCGCAGTCTGCTTTGTTGTGGCTTTATGGCGCGCTTGATGCGCGGTCAGGGGTAGCCGCATGA
- a CDS encoding AAA family ATPase, whose protein sequence is MTQAEDMVAQIESLGEKLAQAKSSITKRFIGQERVVELTLTALLCGGHGLLIGLPGLGKTRLVETLSTVMGLDGNRVQFTPDLMPADILGSEVLDTAEDGSRAFRFVEGPIFCQLLMADEINRASPRTQSALLQAMQEKTVTVAGQDRTLGIPFHVLATQNPIEQEGTYPLPEAQLDRFLVQIDVAYPDRATERDILLATTGDEDAASTQVFTTQELLDAQRLLRRMPVGDSVVEMILDLVRAFRPDEEGASQQVRDTVAWGPGPRASQALMLAVRARALLQGRLAPSAEDVIDMARPVLTHRMALNFAARARGDSLHALIDETASNLTKSKAAA, encoded by the coding sequence ATGACCCAAGCCGAAGACATGGTGGCCCAGATCGAAAGTCTTGGCGAAAAGCTCGCCCAAGCCAAGAGCTCGATCACCAAGAGATTTATCGGTCAGGAGCGTGTGGTCGAGCTTACGTTAACCGCGCTTTTGTGTGGCGGTCATGGGCTTTTGATCGGTCTGCCCGGTCTGGGCAAAACCCGCCTGGTCGAAACGCTCAGCACCGTGATGGGGCTGGATGGCAACCGCGTACAATTTACACCAGACCTGATGCCCGCAGATATTCTGGGGTCCGAAGTGCTGGACACAGCCGAAGATGGCAGCCGCGCGTTCCGCTTTGTCGAAGGGCCGATCTTTTGCCAGTTGCTGATGGCCGACGAAATCAACCGCGCCAGCCCCCGCACGCAATCCGCGCTTTTGCAGGCGATGCAGGAAAAGACCGTGACTGTCGCAGGGCAGGACCGCACATTGGGCATTCCCTTTCACGTATTGGCGACCCAGAACCCGATTGAGCAAGAAGGCACCTATCCATTACCGGAAGCGCAGTTGGACCGCTTTCTTGTGCAGATTGACGTGGCCTATCCTGACCGCGCGACGGAACGTGATATCTTGTTGGCAACCACAGGCGATGAAGACGCCGCATCGACACAGGTTTTCACGACGCAAGAACTGCTTGATGCGCAGCGTCTGCTGCGCCGTATGCCGGTAGGCGATTCAGTGGTCGAGATGATCCTCGATCTGGTGCGGGCCTTCCGCCCGGATGAAGAGGGCGCGAGCCAGCAGGTCCGCGATACGGTTGCTTGGGGGCCCGGCCCGCGTGCCTCTCAGGCGCTGATGCTGGCGGTACGGGCACGTGCGCTGTTGCAAGGTCGCCTTGCGCCTTCGGCCGAGGATGTCATCGATATGGCGCGCCCCGTCCTGACCCACCGCATGGCGCTGAATTTTGCCGCACGTGCACGCGGCGACAGTCTTCATGCGCTGATCGACGAAACCGCAAGCAATCTGACCAAATCAAAGGCTGCCGCGTGA
- a CDS encoding DUF1285 domain-containing protein, with translation MSGQKTVTPTANALAEAARAAKTRGLPPLEKWNPPFCGDLDMQIKRDGTWFYEGTPIGRPELVKLFSTILWREDDKYFLVTPVEKVGITVEDAPFIAVDFEATNAGSDQILRFETNVGDYATAGPDNPIRVVRDPKTGEPSPYVLIRRNLEALIDRKSFYRLVELGVHHEGWFGLWSGSAFFGIIPSDELPKDA, from the coding sequence ATGAGCGGACAAAAAACCGTTACCCCGACAGCCAACGCACTGGCAGAAGCTGCACGTGCCGCAAAAACACGCGGATTACCGCCGTTAGAGAAATGGAATCCTCCGTTCTGTGGCGATCTCGACATGCAGATCAAGCGGGACGGGACCTGGTTTTATGAAGGCACGCCGATTGGTCGGCCCGAACTGGTGAAGCTGTTCTCAACGATTCTATGGCGGGAGGATGACAAATACTTCCTTGTGACGCCGGTGGAAAAAGTCGGTATCACCGTCGAGGACGCACCGTTTATCGCCGTCGATTTCGAGGCGACAAATGCCGGCAGCGATCAGATTTTGCGATTTGAGACCAACGTGGGCGATTACGCTACGGCCGGGCCGGACAACCCGATCAGGGTGGTGCGCGACCCAAAAACGGGAGAGCCGTCACCCTATGTTCTGATCCGTCGCAATCTTGAGGCGTTGATAGACCGAAAGAGCTTTTACCGGCTCGTGGAATTGGGTGTGCACCATGAGGGATGGTTTGGCCTGTGGTCAGGCAGCGCATTCTTTGGCATCATCCCCTCGGATGAGTTACCAAAAGATGCCTGA
- a CDS encoding hydroxypyruvate isomerase family protein — translation MPLKFAANLTLLWPELPYLDRFEAAADAGFAAVEILFPYDVAAKETLGALRSNGLEMVLINAPPPNYTGGARGFAAEPDKVDRFRYDMKRVFRYAEALGASFIHVMTGDGEGAACKETLIENIKWAADAAPKCVTLTLEPLNPVTMPGYFLNDYDLTAEILGAVGAPNVALQYDSYHAQMIHGDALAVFDKHFDLIRHIQIGDIPDRGAPGTGDVDFAELFEKIERSNYTGWISAEYHPQGPTETSLDWMKR, via the coding sequence ATGCCATTAAAATTTGCCGCAAACCTGACCCTGCTCTGGCCTGAGCTGCCTTATCTCGACCGATTTGAGGCAGCCGCTGACGCGGGATTCGCGGCGGTCGAGATTTTATTCCCCTATGACGTTGCAGCCAAAGAGACACTTGGTGCGCTGCGGTCGAACGGGTTGGAGATGGTTTTGATCAACGCACCGCCACCGAACTACACCGGCGGCGCACGCGGTTTTGCAGCCGAACCCGACAAAGTCGATCGGTTCAGATACGATATGAAGCGCGTGTTTCGCTATGCCGAGGCTTTGGGTGCTTCCTTTATCCATGTCATGACGGGTGACGGAGAAGGGGCGGCGTGCAAAGAAACTCTGATCGAAAACATAAAATGGGCGGCTGATGCGGCCCCAAAATGCGTGACCCTGACGCTTGAGCCGCTCAATCCAGTCACGATGCCGGGGTATTTCCTGAATGATTATGATTTGACGGCTGAGATTCTAGGTGCCGTGGGGGCACCAAATGTGGCGCTGCAATACGACAGCTATCATGCGCAAATGATCCACGGCGATGCGCTGGCAGTGTTTGACAAACACTTTGATCTGATCCGCCATATCCAGATCGGTGATATACCAGACAGGGGTGCGCCCGGCACAGGGGATGTCGATTTCGCGGAATTGTTCGAAAAGATTGAGCGGTCGAATTACACTGGTTGGATCAGCGCGGAATACCACCCGCAAGGGCCGACCGAAACCTCACTGGACTGGATGAAACGATGA
- a CDS encoding DUF2798 domain-containing protein has translation MIPPRYAPIVFGFILSGLMSFLVSGISTIRAVGLGDGLFTLWLGNWSASWMIAFPAVLIVAPLTRKLVSKLVRAP, from the coding sequence ATGATCCCGCCACGCTATGCGCCGATTGTTTTCGGATTTATCCTGTCAGGCCTGATGTCATTTCTGGTGTCAGGCATTTCGACCATCCGCGCGGTTGGATTGGGCGATGGGCTGTTTACGCTATGGCTGGGGAACTGGTCGGCCAGCTGGATGATTGCTTTTCCAGCGGTCCTGATCGTGGCCCCTTTAACCCGCAAGCTGGTATCAAAACTGGTACGTGCGCCTTAA
- a CDS encoding glutathione S-transferase, with translation MTPVLYSFRRCPYAMRARLALDVSGVQVALREVVLRDKPQAFLEASPSGTVPCLIDGTTVIDESIDIMHWALQQNDPEGWLDMPQLGHDLIARFDGPFKSALDRTKYATRYPDEDPEEHRRMASTFLMDLNAQIHGYIFGKPTLVDYAILPFVRQFAFIDKDWFDAQDWIVLHTWLDGFLASDRFNRIMPKFAQWHPDDAPLMFP, from the coding sequence ATGACACCGGTCCTCTATTCCTTTCGCCGCTGCCCTTACGCGATGCGCGCGCGCCTTGCGCTAGATGTTTCCGGTGTTCAGGTTGCGCTGCGCGAAGTTGTGCTGCGCGACAAGCCTCAGGCGTTTCTTGAGGCATCGCCAAGCGGCACTGTGCCTTGCCTGATTGATGGGACAACAGTGATTGATGAGAGCATCGACATCATGCACTGGGCCTTGCAACAGAACGATCCCGAAGGATGGCTTGATATGCCGCAACTGGGTCATGACCTGATCGCGCGGTTCGATGGTCCGTTCAAATCCGCATTGGACCGGACGAAATACGCAACAAGATACCCCGATGAAGACCCAGAAGAGCATCGCAGAATGGCCAGCACATTCCTGATGGACCTGAACGCACAAATCCACGGATATATCTTTGGCAAGCCTACCCTCGTTGATTATGCCATCCTGCCCTTTGTGCGTCAGTTCGCCTTTATCGACAAAGACTGGTTTGACGCGCAGGATTGGATCGTCCTGCACACATGGCTGGATGGGTTTCTGGCGTCAGATCGTTTTAACCGTATCATGCCGAAATTTGCGCAATGGCATCCCGATGATGCCCCGCTGATGTTTCCTTAA